In Candidatus Didemnitutus sp., the genomic window ACCCGACGCTCTCCGAGGCGCTCGGAGAAGCCGCCGCCGCGACGAATAACGAGGCGATCCACATCTGACGCCGCACAAAAGCGGCTTGAACTCGCGCGCGCGCGGCCGAAAGCTGCGCGCGTTGTTTTTTGCGAGTGTAGCACAATGGATAGTGTAGTGGCCTCCGAAGCCATTGATCCGGGTTCGACTCCCGGCACTCGCACCAGCCTTCGCCAAGGCTTCGGCTGGCAAGCCGTCGATGTATGGCGCAACATCACACCCGCCCACGAAAAAGGCCGGCACATCGCCGGCCTTCGTTTTTGGCGGGTAGGGTGTGCCGCGAGACGCGTCATTCGCTGGCTTTGCGCATCTGACGATGCACGAAAAACCAATACATGACACCGAGCGCGCCGAGCACGCCGATGGCCCAAATCGTGATCGAGCGGAGTTCACCGCGCATCAGTGCCTCGTCTTGGCCGGCTTTGATGCCGAGCCAGCAAAGCACGGTGCACCAGAGACCGGAGCCGACGAGCGTCCAGAGGGAGAATTTCCAGTAATCCATGCGCACGATGCCGGCAGGAATGCCGATCAAGTGGCGCACGACCGGCAGCAGGCGCGAGGCGAAGATGCCGTAGTTACCGTAGGCGGAGGCCCAGCGCTCGGCCTTTTCGACTTTCTCCGGCGGAGCGAGGAAGAACTTGCCGTAGCGGAGCACGAGCGGCCGGCCGGCCCAGCGCGAAGCCCAATACATCGCCGTGGCACCGAGCCACGAGCCGAGCGCGCCGGCGATGACGATGCCGGTGAGGCTCATACCGCCCTTGGTGTGCGCGAGGTGCGCGGCGGGCGGAATGATCAATTCGCTCGGCAGCGGGATGAACGTGCTCTCGAGAAACATGAGCAGCGCCACGAGCGCGTAGCCGCCGCTCTCGAGCGAGCGGGCATACCAGTCGGTGAGTTGTTTGAGCAGGTCGTGCATGGGAATGAAAAAGGGCAGGTCGCGCGAACGAGCCTGCCCAGTTGGAAAATTCAGCGGCCGATCAAACGTCGGGCTTGGTCTTGCGGAGACCCTGCACGCGATCGCCTTCCTTCCACTGGCCGCGCTTCTTGAGGATGGCGACGCGCTCGAAGCGCTTGAGGACATTGCGCTTCACGACGAGGCCGCCGGAAGACTTGAGGCTGTTGTGCTGGGACATGGTAAGTGGGTCGTTTAAGGTGATTTCGACGTTGGAAAGGGGCCATGGCTAGAGTTGGCCATAGCCCATGACAAGTATTTTTCACTCACGCTCTCCGCGCTGACCTCGATCCACTGCGGTGTGCGATAGGGATGGCGCGCGTGGACCCACGCGCTAAGCGCCGAAGTGTTGGCCGGGAGGCACTTAAACCATAACCGAAATTCCTCCGCGCGCTCCAGTTTCCCTTCGTAGTGGTAGAACGAGACGATCGGCCCGTCGATTTGAGCGCACGCAGCGAGCCGGGCTTCGACGGCGCCGCGCGCCAGGCGCTC contains:
- a CDS encoding DedA family protein — protein: MHDLLKQLTDWYARSLESGGYALVALLMFLESTFIPLPSELIIPPAAHLAHTKGGMSLTGIVIAGALGSWLGATAMYWASRWAGRPLVLRYGKFFLAPPEKVEKAERWASAYGNYGIFASRLLPVVRHLIGIPAGIVRMDYWKFSLWTLVGSGLWCTVLCWLGIKAGQDEALMRGELRSITIWAIGVLGALGVMYWFFVHRQMRKASE
- a CDS encoding small basic protein, with protein sequence MSQHNSLKSSGGLVVKRNVLKRFERVAILKKRGQWKEGDRVQGLRKTKPDV
- a CDS encoding divalent-cation tolerance protein CutA, translating into MIVAWTTTEKREDAERLARGAVEARLAACAQIDGPIVSFYHYEGKLERAEEFRLWFKCLPANTSALSAWVHARHPYRTPQWIEVSAESVSEKYLSWAMANSSHGPFPTSKSP